The stretch of DNA atgtagGAACGTTATAACCATGAATaacaataacagcagcaataatGATAAATATACTGATCAAAAAtaccaaaccaaacaagaaaaaaggatggAATCAGGTACTCTGGGAGTCATTTATGGAGAGAGGTCGTAAATTTCTCACTCTTGAAAAATGTCCATGAAATCAGTTTCCTAatggcatccttgagctcctggttcctcatgctgtagatggggggattcactgctggaggcaccactgagtacagcactgccatcaCAAGGTCTAAAAATGGGGatgagatggaggggggcttcaggtatgcAAACATgacagtgctgacaaagagggagaccacggccaggtgagggaggtacgtggaaaaggctttgtgccgtccctgctcagaggggatcctcagcacggccctgaagatctccacataggacaccacaatgaaaacaaaacacccaaatcctaaacaggcactaaccacaagaagcccaacctgcctgaggtaggagtgtgagcaggagagcttgaggatctgggggatttcacagaagaattggTTTATGGCATTGCTGTAGCAGAACGGtattgaaaatgtattggcagtgtgcaggagagaattgagaaacccactggcccaggcagctgctgccatgtggacacaagctctgctgcccaggagagtcccgtagtgcaggggtttgcagatggcaacgtagcggtcataggccatgacagtgagaagacaatactctgctgtgatcaagaagagaaagaaaaagagctgtgcagcacatcctgagtacgagatgtccctggtgtcccagagggaattggccatggctttgggaacagtggtggagatggagcccaggtcgaggagggagaggttgaggaggaagaagtacatgggggtgtgcaggcggtggtcgcagggtatgacggtgatgatgaggccgttgcccagcagggcagccaggtacgTGCCCAgaaagagccagaagtgcaagagctgcagctcccgggtgtctgcgaaggccaggaggaggaactgggtgatggagctgccgttggacatttggtgcCTCTGGACATGGGAACCTGTCCATGGAAAAAAAGCCAGTGAGAAGTTAG from Calonectris borealis unplaced genomic scaffold, bCalBor7.hap1.2 HAP1_SCAFFOLD_45, whole genome shotgun sequence encodes:
- the LOC142076392 gene encoding olfactory receptor 14J1-like, which gives rise to MSNGSSITQFLLLAFADTRELQLLHFWLFLGTYLAALLGNGLIITVIPCDHRLHTPMYFFLLNLSLLDLGSISTTVPKAMANSLWDTRDISYSGCAAQLFFFLFLITAEYCLLTVMAYDRYVAICKPLHYGTLLGSRACVHMAAAAWASGFLNSLLHTANTFSIPFCYSNAINQFFCEIPQILKLSCSHSYLRQVGLLVVSACLGFGCFVFIVVSYVEIFRAVLRIPSEQGRHKAFSTYLPHLAVVSLFVSTVMFAYLKPPSISSPFLDLVMAVLYSVVPPAVNPPIYSMRNQELKDAIRKLISWTFFKSEKFTTSLHK